A genomic stretch from Acinonyx jubatus isolate Ajub_Pintada_27869175 chromosome E2, VMU_Ajub_asm_v1.0, whole genome shotgun sequence includes:
- the SIGLECL1 gene encoding SIGLEC family-like protein 1, giving the protein MAPARLLYSSCSLEKTLLCSCSFYGIPTPSVQWWMGGAPVGANSVDSSVHVTSTILAPWANSTISLTEQPKMSTSLLCEGKNQNGTHALSILLMPRKSYFLPQTFMKGLIQGVVYGAIAASLLFFCLIPLMVKHIRMKLAKKIAAVKAEKSPKVRACQEPKLSLKPKEPEKSTITPSSESEILHRLP; this is encoded by the exons ATGG CACCTGCCAGGCTGCTCTATTCTTCTTGTTCCTTGGAGAAGACTCTTCTGTGCAGCTGTTCCTTCTATGGCATCCCCACACCCTCCGTGCAGTGGTGGATGGGAGGGGCTCCCGTGGGTGCGAACAGTGTGGATAGCAGTGTCCACGTGACTTCCACCATACTTGCCCCCTGGGCCAACAGCACCATCAGCCTGACAGAGCAGCCAAAAATGAGCACAAGCCTTCTCTGTGAGGGGAAGAACCAAAATGGAACCCATGCTTTGAGCATCCTACTGATGCCAA GAAAGAGTTATTTTCTTCCCCAGACTTTCATGAAAGGGCTGATCCAGGGTGTTGTCTATGGAGCCATTGCAGCCTCACTGCTGTTTTTCTGCCTCATCCCACTCAT GGTGAAACATATCAGAATGAAGCTGGCAAAGAAAATTGCAGCGGTCAAAGCagaaaagagcccaaaagtcAGAGCATGCCAAGAACCCAAGCTGTCTCTGAAGCCTAAGGAGCCAGAAAAATCCACAATCACTCCATCTTCAGAGAGTGAGATATTG CACCGCTTACCTTAA